Genomic DNA from Lactococcus garvieae:
ATGACAATCTGCTTGTTGATGAGATCTTCCATAGCTTTGCGGACAGTTAAACGACTTACCCCAAATTCTAATGCTAAATCATATTCTGATGGGAGTTTTTGAGCAGAAACATACACGCCTTTATCAATTCTTTTTTCTATTTCTTGAGAAACAGCTCGAAACTTAGCTTTGCTTCCATTTTTTTCGGTATTCATTACTTTTATTTTATCACGCTTATCTTGTTTTTCAAAGTTTCTTATTGACAGAGCTCTTCAATACTTTTCATATATATTTCGATCATTTGTTTAAGGTGTTCAATATTCATATATTCATTTTCTTTATGCGCAATCCCCTTCTCGCCAGGAAATGAAGGGCCAAAAGCAACAATATTAGGCATAGATCGCGCATAAGTTGCCCCCGTTGTGGTTACAGGGCTGCCATCTAACCCTGTGACAGTCTCATAAATATCAGATAACACTTTAATTTCGGGCATTGTTTTATCAAAGTACGTACCAGGCATGCTTCGAACAATTTTCAGTTCCGTATCTTTATAAAGATGTTTGATTAGACTCTCTATAACCTGGTCTTCCTTTATCGTCACTGGATAACGGATACTGACAGATAAACAAATAGAATCTCCAATCTTTTGAATTGCATAAGGTGTTAATATCAAACGTCCACTTTCTTGGTCTGAAAAGTCAATATCTAATCCTTGACCAAAATGTTTTTCATGAAAACTTTCTGTCAGCCAAGAAAAATAAGAATGTAAGTCACTTTCTGGCAGTTTTTTTTGAAGACAATCGGCCAGAGCAGTGATAGCATTTTTTCCTAACTCTGGCGCATTACTGGGGGTGCGTTGCCCGTAGCCTATGTACTTTTCACCTTCGATAGAAATACTAACCTCATCTGGAACAAACTCCTTAGCCATGTCTCCCTGAAAAACATCTATGGACGCTATTTCTTTTGGCGAAAAGCTAGTCATCAATTCCACAGCGACAACACCACGTTCTCCATAGACCACTGGAAACTTGCAATCAGGTGTAAAACCAAAAACAGGTGGCCGTTCTTCCGATAGATAAAGAGGAATGTCAGCTGAGCCACTTTTTTCATCTGTTCCGAAAATAATACGAATTGGTTTTCTAGGTTTAAAATTTCTTTCTTTTAAAAGTTTCAAAGCAAATAAGCAAGATAAGATAGGCCCTTTATTATCTAAAACCCCTCTACCATAGAAAAAGCCGTTGCGTTCTTCGAGTTTAAAAGCTGGAGAGAGCCAGCCTGGGCCATCTGCAGCGACCACATCTAGATGCCCTACAATACCTATGTAATCTTCTCCCTCTCCGAGCTGAGCGTAACCCATGGCATTTTTTACTTTTTTTGTTTTTAACCCATATTTTGCTGCTTCATTTAGAACATAATCCAAAGCACGACGTGGTTCACAACCGAAAGGTGCCTCAGCTTCCGGAATCCCTCTAACACTTGGAATAGCAATGGCCCCTCTTAACAGGGAAACGTATTCCTCCCATTCTTGCTCAATTTCTGTCCTATACATGACCTGCTCCTTTACTCTAAGTACAAATTTATTAATATATCAGCTGTTTATATGTTTCTCGTCCTTTATTATTCTCTTTGGCTTTCAACACTTTGCAGATTGTTTTGTAAGACTCATTTAATCCTACGCCACCTTTTTTAGGCATTTTTACAATATCAATCTCTTCCTTATAAGCAGATATTAAACTTTCATTTTCTTCAGACATGGCGCAGATGACTTTCAACTTCATCTCCTCTTGAATATATTGAGCTAACTCTAAAGACATTTTAGAAAACTCTGGGTAGTTGAAAGAGGGCCCACATATTACACCTTCGATATTCAGGCGCTCCAACATCCCCTTGATCTTTCTTCGAATAATGTCTGGAGAGTCGGTGTAGGTCTGCTCTCCCATATAGATAGTAACTAATAAATTCTGCTCGCTATCGGTAAGCAGAGGTTTGAGTGTTACTCCGGGGCCAATAACTTCTTTTGTTGCAGTTAAAGGAAACTTCACATCGTCCTTAGTACCCACTCCTGCTTGAATTTGATTCAATATCATTACTAGTCTCATTAGATTCTCCTATAAATTATCAAAACTGAGCATTTCGTCTGTGATTGCATCAAGCTCTGCATCTGCTGCTTGACGTTCTTCATTCATATATTGTACATCCATAATCTTAATAAATGGAATATAGATAAAGACCCCAATAATGAGCAAGACGAACTGTAAAAGTGCTCCCGCCCAGTTGGTTGCTAAGAAACCAGAAATAATAATCGGCGTTGTCCAAGGAATTAATACACCGTTAGTGATTGGAACGAGATGAAGATTCATCATAATATATGAAACAATAATGTTAAAGGTTGGAACTAAGACAAAGGGAATAAAGATAAGTGGATTCAATACAATTGGCAACCCAAAGATAATCGGCTCATTAATGCCAAAAATACCGGGTACTAAGGCTAATTTTCCCAATTCCTTAATCCGTTTTGACCGACAGACAATCAGCATAGCAATTAAAAGTGAAAGCGTTGATCCCGCGCCACCAAATGTGGCAAACAAATCTTGAAACTGCGCATTGATAATGTGTGGTGCACCTGTACCATTTTTAAAATAATCTACATTTTCCAGAGAAAGGGTCAAAAGAATTGGATTAAAGACAGCTCCAACAACTGAGCTTCCGTTAACTCCAAAGAACCAAAAAACATGGAGGAAGATATAAGCAATAATCATCGCCCAAACTGTATCGCCCAGATGCAAAAGAGGGATTTGCAGGAAATTAAAGACCAAGTCGAAAGCATTCGTTCCCAAAATATTCAGAACCAAATTAAGTGCAAAAAAGATAACCATAACAAAGGCGCCAGGAATCAAAGCAGCAAAAGAATCTTCAACCATCGGTGGCACTCCCTCTGGCATTTTAATCACCCATTTTTTGTTAACAGCAAATTGATAAAGATTAACTGAAACAAAAGCACAAATTATACCAATAAAGATTCCTTTCGCTCCTACCCACGAAAGGGGTAGAGCTGTTAATGTCGCTGACACGGGATTTGCAACCCCCTCAACGGTTACCTCGCCTGTGACAGAATAGGGCATAAGTAGAAACCAAGACATTAGAGTAACTGCTGCACCAAATATTGGATTAGCCTTAATTTCTTTGGCAAATGAATAACCGATACCTACAACCGCAAAAACAGCCATAATAGTAAATGTCGCATCCGCAGGTTTCGTAATCATCTCAGCCAAAGTCGTTCCTGTTTTGCTATTAATCACTGTTGTTTCTAAAAAGTTAATCCACTGAGGAATTGGGAAATTCGCTAAGAGAAGGAAGAAAGAACCAGCAATCAAGAGTGGTGTAGATACCAAGAAACCATTTCTTATAGCGATAAGATACTTATTCCGCCCAATTTTTTCTGCTAAGGGCAACATAATTTTTTCAAGTTTTGAAAACATCATTTTCTCCTTTTACCTATTCAATAGGTGCTTTGATTCGTTTTTCATAAGCATCTAGCCATTCTTGGCTAATCGCTTCTATCTGGGTTTTATGATTATCGGCCGGATGTGCAATAAAAATGGCCGGTTTTTGCTTATTTGTGGCTACGCTAAATGTAAATTCTACATTGGTTGCGACACCCCAATTTCCTGTTTTATCCAAGGCAACCAAAGAGAAAGCTCCTGCTTTTCCGTATCTTTCTTTCAGTTTGTCTTCAAAGGAATATACGGCTTGATCACAAGCTTCTTGGGGACTCAATCCCTCACCCATTAAACGGACTATTTCGTAAGAAAGTACGCCTTTCATGAGATCTTCTCCAAGCCCCGTTGCTGTTGCTCCTCCAATTTTACTGTCTACATAAAAGCCCGATCCAGACAATGGAGAATCACCAACTCGCCCTTTTTTTTTCATAAAAAGTCCTGAGCTGGAAGTCCCGGCCACCATTGTTTGATGGGAATCAAGTGCAACCATGCCCACTGTATCATGTCCATCATAAGCGGAAAGACCTGTGCGTTGCATTTCTTCTAAACGTCTTTCCCAAATCTTACGTGCACGCTCTGTCAGCATTTTTTTCTGCTCAAAGCCTGCTTCAATCGCATATTGTCTGGCACCACTTCCCACACGCATACTGTTGAACTTCTCTTCAGATAAGGACTTGGCCACAGATATTGGATTGGCGATGTCTGTAATACCGGCTACTGCTCCGATTTTGAAAGAGTCTCCATCCATATAGGCTGCATCCATTTCTAATATGCCAGCTTCATTTGGTAGACCTCCGTAACCTACAGATTTATAAAAGGGATAATCTTCAACCTTTTTTATAGCCATTTCCAAGGCTTGACTGGCCTTCCCTCCTTTATCCAGTAGCTTCTCTGCTTCGCAGACTCCATCATGTGCCATCCGCCATGTTGCAATAATTCCCCACATATATACCTCCTTTTATTTTATATACAATATAGTATATACTAGTTGTTTTATGTTTTAAATTAAACGCTTACATTTGTCAAGAGGTTTTTTATAAAAAAAAATAGAAAAGCAAAATGACTTTTCTATTTATCTTATGATTCTTGTGTATTATACTCTTTTATAGCTTCTAAAAAAGCTGCACCATATTTTTTTAATTTTACTTGACCCACCCCAGACACCTCTAAGAAACTTTCTTCTTCTTGGGGCATGATACGAGTCATATCTTTCAATGAGGCATCTGAAAAAATCATAAAAGGTGGAACACCTTCTTCTTTGGCAATCTCAAGTCGAAGAGTGCGTAAGTCTTCAAATAAGTCTGTATTAAATATCTCATCTGATACTGAAGCCTGCTTATCTAGATTTAATACTGCTCGTCGCCAAACTTTCTCACTACCTTGTAAAACTTTTATACCCCGTTGGGAGACACCAAGTAAAGGATATTTTCCTGCAGATACTACCAAGTACCCTTCTCCCACCAAAAAGTCAATCAATTCTCCAACTGCTTTTTGAGAATAACCTTTCATAATGCCAAAAGTAGACAACTTTTCAAAATTCCAACGTGCTAAATTCTTATTCTTTGAGCCCACCAAGACTTGGGCTACAGCTGTTTTTCCGAAGCGTTGTTCCATCCGGATAATACAGGACATAACTTTCTGTGCTTCTAGAGTTACTTCAGTACGTTCTCGATCATCCAAACAATTAGAACACTTATGGCAGTCTTCACCCTGATCACCAAAATATTGTAAGATATAGCCTTGCAAACAGGTTTCAGAACTGGTATAGGCTTGCATCTGCCTTAATTTTTCGTATTCCTGCTCTTTATGTGAATCACTTCCCTCACCTTGCTCGATCAAAAAATTGCGCAAACGTACATCGTTAGGTGAGAACAACAAAATTGCGTCCGAATCTAAACCATCACGTCCCGCTCGACCCGCTTCCTGATAGTAGGCCTCAATCGTTGCAGGCATACCATAATGAATAACAAAGCGAACATTGCTTTTATTAATTCCCATACCAAAGGCATTTGTAGCAACCATAATCTGAACATCATCATAAAGAAAATCTTCTTGATTATTCTGCCGTTCTCTTTCTGATAAACCTGCATGGTAACGCTTGGCTGGAAAATGGTTACGATTGAGCCATTCTGTTACTTCTTCCACTTCCTTGCGGGTATTGGCGTAAATAATTCCTGATTCGTCTGGATGTTTTTTTAAATAGGACTTCAGAAAATCCCGCTTATCTTTCCCTTTAACAACTTCAAATCGCAAATTTTCACGTAAAAATCCCGTTTTTACTGTATTTTCTGGTGAAATCCTGAGTAAATCTTGAATATCCTTTGCTACACGAGGAGTTGCTGTAGCTGTCAATGCGAGTATGGTAGGTGCTGTTGGTAAGTCAGCTAAGCGTTCCGCAAAAGTAACATATGAGGGCCTAAAGTCATGCCCCCACTGCGAAATACAGTGAGCTTCATCAATAGCTACAAGGTCAATAGGCAAATGTTGTAGAAAGTAATTAAATGATTCAAGTTCAAAGCGTTCAGGTGCAACAAATAAAATTTTAACCTCACCACTTTCAACTTGAGCCATACGAAAACGTGTTTCTTGGTCATCTACGGTTGAATTAATAAAGGTGGCTGGGATATTCGCAATATTCAGCTGGTCCACCTGATCCTTCATGAGAGAAATCAACGGCGAAACAACCAAAGTTACCCCTTCTTGTAAAAGAGCAGGAAGCTGATAGCAAATCGACTT
This window encodes:
- a CDS encoding GrdB-related putative oxidoreductase; translation: MRLVMILNQIQAGVGTKDDVKFPLTATKEVIGPGVTLKPLLTDSEQNLLVTIYMGEQTYTDSPDIIRRKIKGMLERLNIEGVICGPSFNYPEFSKMSLELAQYIQEEMKLKVICAMSEENESLISAYKEEIDIVKMPKKGGVGLNESYKTICKVLKAKENNKGRETYKQLIY
- the recQ gene encoding DNA helicase RecQ, with translation MNLEEKLKEIFGYENFRQGQKQIIEQVLKGTDTLGILPTGAGKSICYQLPALLQEGVTLVVSPLISLMKDQVDQLNIANIPATFINSTVDDQETRFRMAQVESGEVKILFVAPERFELESFNYFLQHLPIDLVAIDEAHCISQWGHDFRPSYVTFAERLADLPTAPTILALTATATPRVAKDIQDLLRISPENTVKTGFLRENLRFEVVKGKDKRDFLKSYLKKHPDESGIIYANTRKEVEEVTEWLNRNHFPAKRYHAGLSERERQNNQEDFLYDDVQIMVATNAFGMGINKSNVRFVIHYGMPATIEAYYQEAGRAGRDGLDSDAILLFSPNDVRLRNFLIEQGEGSDSHKEQEYEKLRQMQAYTSSETCLQGYILQYFGDQGEDCHKCSNCLDDRERTEVTLEAQKVMSCIIRMEQRFGKTAVAQVLVGSKNKNLARWNFEKLSTFGIMKGYSQKAVGELIDFLVGEGYLVVSAGKYPLLGVSQRGIKVLQGSEKVWRRAVLNLDKQASVSDEIFNTDLFEDLRTLRLEIAKEEGVPPFMIFSDASLKDMTRIMPQEEESFLEVSGVGQVKLKKYGAAFLEAIKEYNTQES
- a CDS encoding N(4)-(beta-N-acetylglucosaminyl)-L-asparaginase translates to MWGIIATWRMAHDGVCEAEKLLDKGGKASQALEMAIKKVEDYPFYKSVGYGGLPNEAGILEMDAAYMDGDSFKIGAVAGITDIANPISVAKSLSEEKFNSMRVGSGARQYAIEAGFEQKKMLTERARKIWERRLEEMQRTGLSAYDGHDTVGMVALDSHQTMVAGTSSSGLFMKKKGRVGDSPLSGSGFYVDSKIGGATATGLGEDLMKGVLSYEIVRLMGEGLSPQEACDQAVYSFEDKLKERYGKAGAFSLVALDKTGNWGVATNVEFTFSVATNKQKPAIFIAHPADNHKTQIEAISQEWLDAYEKRIKAPIE
- a CDS encoding PTS sugar transporter subunit IIC, translating into MMFSKLEKIMLPLAEKIGRNKYLIAIRNGFLVSTPLLIAGSFFLLLANFPIPQWINFLETTVINSKTGTTLAEMITKPADATFTIMAVFAVVGIGYSFAKEIKANPIFGAAVTLMSWFLLMPYSVTGEVTVEGVANPVSATLTALPLSWVGAKGIFIGIICAFVSVNLYQFAVNKKWVIKMPEGVPPMVEDSFAALIPGAFVMVIFFALNLVLNILGTNAFDLVFNFLQIPLLHLGDTVWAMIIAYIFLHVFWFFGVNGSSVVGAVFNPILLTLSLENVDYFKNGTGAPHIINAQFQDLFATFGGAGSTLSLLIAMLIVCRSKRIKELGKLALVPGIFGINEPIIFGLPIVLNPLIFIPFVLVPTFNIIVSYIMMNLHLVPITNGVLIPWTTPIIISGFLATNWAGALLQFVLLIIGVFIYIPFIKIMDVQYMNEERQAADAELDAITDEMLSFDNL
- a CDS encoding Sapep family Mn(2+)-dependent dipeptidase, which encodes MYRTEIEQEWEEYVSLLRGAIAIPSVRGIPEAEAPFGCEPRRALDYVLNEAAKYGLKTKKVKNAMGYAQLGEGEDYIGIVGHLDVVAADGPGWLSPAFKLEERNGFFYGRGVLDNKGPILSCLFALKLLKERNFKPRKPIRIIFGTDEKSGSADIPLYLSEERPPVFGFTPDCKFPVVYGERGVVAVELMTSFSPKEIASIDVFQGDMAKEFVPDEVSISIEGEKYIGYGQRTPSNAPELGKNAITALADCLQKKLPESDLHSYFSWLTESFHEKHFGQGLDIDFSDQESGRLILTPYAIQKIGDSICLSVSIRYPVTIKEDQVIESLIKHLYKDTELKIVRSMPGTYFDKTMPEIKVLSDIYETVTGLDGSPVTTTGATYARSMPNIVAFGPSFPGEKGIAHKENEYMNIEHLKQMIEIYMKSIEELCQ